The DNA sequence cattcatTGGAAGATAGtcaatgcattaaaattaaactttattttgGGATGTTTCAGGTTCTGTTTGGATATCATCAGAAATGAAAGGGTTGAATGATGATTGTGAGCATTTTGAGTGTTTTCCACCTGGTCATTTGTACTCAAGCAGAGAAAGAGCATTTAGAAGATGGTACAATCCTCCATGGTTCTCTGAGGCTATTCCTTCAGCTCCTTATGACCCTCTTGCTTTGAGGCATGCCTTTGAGAAGGTAAACCACAAAAAAGTACTATTAGGTAGTGTTTTTGTGTACTTGATAGAAAACACACAAttgattttagttttatttcattaTGTTTGGTTTTGCTTTGTATCTTTCACTCAAATTTTTGGGAAACTAATATGGTGAATGTTATTACAGGCAGTCATAAAAAGATTGATGACTGATGTGCCTTTTGGTGTTCTGCTCTCTGGTGGTTTGGACTCTTCATTGGTTGCATCCATCACTTCTCGCTACCTCGCCACCACGAAGGCTGCCGAGCAATGGGGATCAAAATTGCACTCATTCTGCGTTGGCCTCGAGGTGGGATAAGACTTAGTTGTTGTTATAGTAACAATAGTCTATACTACTAGTTTTCTTAACAAAATCTTTAATGTTTTGTTAATCTTTCGTCGTATCCAATAGGGCTCACCGGATTTGAAGGCTGCAAAAGAAGTTGCAGACTATCTAGGAACTGTCCACCATGAATTTCATTTTACTGTTCAGGTATATGCATGAAACAGGTTCTTTTAACACTTTTTAGATCATAATTTGTAGCCCAAGTGTTTGTAAAAATGTCATAGTTAGTAAGTAATTTATATATGGCAAATGCAGGATGGCATAGATGCAATTGAAGATGTTATCTACCACATTGAAACATATGATGTAACTACAATTAGAGCAAGCACGCCAATGTTTCTTATGTCAAGGAAGATTAAATCACTTGGTGTCAAATGGGTGATATCTGGTGAAGGTTCAGATGAGATCTTTGGCGGGTATCTATACTTCCACAAGGCTCCAAACAAGGAAGAGTTTCACCAAGAGACTTGCCGCAAGGTCGTCGAAATTTCATGCTCATTATGAGAACATATATAGGGATTTAAGTGAAATACTATTAAAGTGTATTTGTTCTTTGTTCTGTAGATCAAAGCGCTTCACCAGTATGATTGCTTACGAGCCAATAAATCTACATTCGCTTGGGGCTTGGAAGCCAGAGTACCATTTTTGGACAAGGAGTTTATCAATGTTGCAATGAACATTGATCCTGAGTGGAAAATGGTATGAATAAAAAGAATGTGCTTTGGTTTTCAGAATATCACTTAAAATGTTAATAATTGAATTTCATTAAGCTGGTATATATTTTAACCTGTTCAGATAAAACGAGAAGAAGGAAGAATTGAGAAATGGGTTCTTAGGAGAGCCTTTGATGATGAAGAGAAACCTTATCTGCCAAAGGTATTCTTCAACTTTCCACAATCTCTATATATCTTATGCAAAATTTGTTGAACTAACACATAAACATTTTATTTGATGCAGCATATTTTGTATAGGCAGAAAGAACAATTCAGTGATGGAGTTGGTTATAGCTGGATTGATGGCCTTAAAGATCATGCTGCAAAACACGTATTGAATCCAAATCTTTTCGCTAAAATTCATCGATGAACTGAATTCAGCTAATTGTCATAGAATTTCTGTTGTTTTATGATTGATTCTTGTCATTTTTTATGCATAGGTGACTGATAAAATGATGCTCAATGCTGGTAACATATTCCCCCATAACACCCCAACAACCAAAGAGGCCTATTACTACAGAATGATATTTGAGAGGTTCTTCCCtcaggtaactttcttttctatttttatgattttgtaaaaaagAAAAGCGAATAAGGcaaaaatagtaaaattttattttctattttgtttcatGTTAATTAATAGATCCAATTTTGAAGTTACTTGACAACATAATTTGAAAGgggttgaataaaaaaattgtattcctCAATTTGGTTTTGCAGAACTCAGCCGTTCTCACTGTTCCCGGAGGAGCGAGCGTGGCATGTAGCACGGCGAAAGCTGTTGAATGGGATGCTTCCTGGTCCAAGAACCTTGATCCTTCAGGCAGAGCAGCGCTTGGAGTGCACATGTCAGCTTATGACGAAAAGGCCAACTCGGTCAGCAAGGCTGCAGAATTCGAGAAGATTATACCTATGGAATCGAGTCATGTTGGAGTTGCCATCCAGAGCTAGAAGAAGCTGGGGGGCGAGGAAGAATTGCTTGAGAATGAAGAAAtggaaaaagaattgcttgctgTGAAATTCTATTCCAAGAAATGCTAATATAGATATGACTAGCTTGTATTTATTTTGAATGCTGTGATTTGAACTCTATCAGAATATATTGGATTTCAAAGTGTTTTTTTAATCAGTTTATTAATGAACGCAAGCTCCACTGCTCTTCAGTGATGTAGAGTATGAAGCATATTCTTATTTTTACACTTCATGTAAAGATAAAGAAAATTCCATTTAAAAAGTCGGATTAAACTTGTAAGCAATTGACTTTCAAGTAACAACACATGGAAAAGAGGATATTAATATGGCAAAACATAACATTACAAAGACCAACTTCTAAAATGCAATATACAATATTATGTGAAAAGAATCATAAAAATCCTCTACTCAATGGTATAAGCTTTTAGAAAAGATGACTCTTGTAGAAAAAGGTCAATTCTTGAGTGGTGAGCAATTTGAACATTTGATAGAGTCAATGTTAAAAGTCTGAAGTGTAAACTTCTCCATGTTATCATTCAATTATCGAAATTTATATCATTAAAAGGAATTTAGTTTCTTAAGTAGTCATTGTGATTATTGTTACATTGAAAAAAGGTACTTAAGCCTATAATATTGTAATTTAGCATTCTTTATCCTAATAAAAGCAACAAAGAactttcttaatatatatatatatataactttacaAATTGCAATCattaaaattaaagatgaaaaagaaggaggagttAGTAGAACAAAGCAGTGTAGAGAAGTTCATTCCAAGTATCAGGTAATCCAGGAAGGCACCAATGGCTGCAATCAGCTGAGTGGTCAGGGTTAGCTCTCTGCTGTGGACTCAATTCACCACTGTAAATTGAAGGGTGCCCATCTTTTCTTAATGCTGACAAGAATGTAGTGTCCATAAGATATGCAGGATTCTTCATTTCTCTGATCACCATATCCACAATCCTCATCTGCTCTGGATAGGGTCCAGGGTATGATGATGTGTCTCTGATAGGTGCTGTTTCACCATAGCAATTCTTTGTTGGCATCAATGTTGTTGTCTTCCTAGTATTCCATTCATTTGGGCTGTGGCAATTCAGTGACATTAAGTTTTAGCATTAGTTTCTGTTGTGTTAATTTTGTTGAAAAATAGAGTTTAGCTTGTTCAAACCATAGTTACATGGAACATAATACATTTTAGGACGGGAATGAATACAAGGTAAGTTACATGTAAAATATATGTTATGTGGGAAGTATATCCATGGTGTTCTAGTATGTAGTCGATACAAGTTACCTAATTGGAAAATTCATGTAACTATGGTTGAAACTTGAAACAATTAAAAGTTATTTGTCAGGGGAAAAAATACACTGGTGATCGGCGCATAGGAGAAGTTATCCTCTTAGCAAACCTTCTAACATGGTAGGTGATAAGGCCATGTTGAGAAATAAAGAGCTGCGACAAACTAAAATGAATCTAACTGTAAGTGATTTCTAACTATTTAACTAATCAACTAATTCTCTAATACGTATGATGCCAAAGGAGTTACAGAGTTCAAATCCAAATTGAGAAGCTTCATAAACAAATGGTATAAACTTGTAGGTACTTCACAGAATAAAATACCAAAACAATGCTGATAAATTATATCAAAGCCTTAAACGTGGTAGAGTACTACTCACATTAATAGTACAGTATTGTGGGTTGAATCCAACCAGAACTAAAGtgatttattttttgatattgaaGCCTTGGACATTTCCATGTTCTATGCCACTAGCTTGCCCCATAACTTATATAGCACATGTACCTTTTGGCCATACCGGATATAAATGTTGTACTGTTTGAATCTTGGAAATATGTTAAGGATTATGTAAAGAGACACAAAAATAGACATATCATATCTAACATGTGcacattaaaaggaaaaaaaaaaaatttaaagcggCATAAACTTTGTTGTATAAAATGTGTGTGTAGATAGTATTGGTTGGATGATGCATGAGCTTTATTATTTCACCGACACAACCTTTTCTCTTGATATGGGTCACTGGGATCCTGCTCTAGGAAAAAAACTTCACTCTTCTTTAGGTTTTAAAAGGTTTTTGTGAAAAGGCAATAAAAGTGCCATTGGCAACCTCATGTAAAAATGAATGAATAGCTATGAACTTGAAGAGGGGCAACAAGTGGTATGTTGGCATGCTTCTATAACCATAGATTTGACACAAATGAATTATACAAGTAATACAGCTTTTGAAGTGTGCTGCCATAATGTTGTGAATATTCTGGATAACTCGTTTTTTAATCTCCGTTTTGTAGGAAAACAAATTCCTATTAAATAATTCAGAAATATTAGCTCAAAATATAAGCATGATTTTTCTTGGAGTATCTTTTAGAATCTGCttcatttttataatataatgatGTATGAAAAAATCATTATATAAATAACAGGATCCTAAATTTTGTAAAGTAGTATAAAGTAATGAATAATTCTATAATTATGTATATTTTATAGAATTGTAATTCGTAGATCAGCAAattcttttttatgttattattttttttatggtgAAAATTCAcatacatttatttttatgtgaagttgTTATTTTCTAGTAAAAATTCGCATACATTTGTCTTCATGTGAAGTTGTTATTTGAGAACCATTAAATAATTTGAGATACAATTATCTAATGTTTCTAAAAACTATCAATTTTACATTATGACAACTGCATATGAGTTTTcaactttttccttttttttttttaaacatcaaATAGATTTTAACTCAGCATCCAATAAAGTGCATTTTGCAATTTGCAAAGACTCCAATCATAAAGACAAGAAGACAACACAGGGATAAAAATTTCAACAGTAAGACAAGAACACTCAAATTTCAACAAAGCTAAATAGTGTGAGCTAGCTAAGCTATAACTCATGAGATTAGTCAAAAGAAGGGTCCTACTTACAGCCCTAACAACATCTCACCATATAAAACCAAATAGAAAAATGAGTTTAATTAGGCATAGTGAGAAAAGTTGgcaataaatcaataaatcattTAATAAGCATATGCAACTAGCAGTTTAGTTATAAATAATGAAAATGTTGTTA is a window from the Arachis hypogaea cultivar Tifrunner chromosome 17, arahy.Tifrunner.gnm2.J5K5, whole genome shotgun sequence genome containing:
- the LOC112764060 gene encoding asparagine synthetase [glutamine-hydrolyzing] 1, which encodes MCGILAVLGCSDDSQAKRVRVLELSRRLKHRGPDWSGLHQHGDCYLAHQRLAIVDPASGDQPLFNEDKTVVVTVNGEIYNHEELRKQLPNHKFRTGSDCDVIAHLYEEHGENFVDMLDGIFSFVLLDTRDNSFIVARDAIGVTSLYIGWGLDGSVWISSEMKGLNDDCEHFECFPPGHLYSSRERAFRRWYNPPWFSEAIPSAPYDPLALRHAFEKAVIKRLMTDVPFGVLLSGGLDSSLVASITSRYLATTKAAEQWGSKLHSFCVGLEGSPDLKAAKEVADYLGTVHHEFHFTVQDGIDAIEDVIYHIETYDVTTIRASTPMFLMSRKIKSLGVKWVISGEGSDEIFGGYLYFHKAPNKEEFHQETCRKIKALHQYDCLRANKSTFAWGLEARVPFLDKEFINVAMNIDPEWKMIKREEGRIEKWVLRRAFDDEEKPYLPKHILYRQKEQFSDGVGYSWIDGLKDHAAKHVTDKMMLNAGNIFPHNTPTTKEAYYYRMIFERFFPQNSAVLTVPGGASVACSTAKAVEWDASWSKNLDPSGRAALGVHMSAYDEKANSVSKAAEFEKIIPMESSHVGVAIQS